One part of the Gemmatimonadaceae bacterium genome encodes these proteins:
- a CDS encoding cytidylate kinase-like family protein: protein MAIVTISRMFGSGGSLVAERVAESLGWDLLDNRVVDAVAERLGVSRAEVSAHEERVPSLVERIAAALTLSAPEMLPVADSSLPPTEERIVAVTRVVIEEAVQAGPAVLVGRGAQCVLANRPDALHVFCYAPRPALAASVSTERGVSQDEALRIVDQMNRQRERYVNQHWHRDWRAVENYDLCVNTATLGIEGAAQIVLELARERFG from the coding sequence ATGGCCATCGTGACGATCTCGCGCATGTTCGGCTCGGGCGGTTCGCTGGTGGCGGAGCGCGTGGCCGAGTCGCTGGGCTGGGATCTGCTGGACAACCGCGTCGTGGACGCGGTGGCGGAGCGGTTGGGCGTCTCGCGCGCCGAGGTATCGGCGCACGAGGAGCGCGTGCCGTCGCTGGTCGAGCGCATCGCGGCCGCGCTCACGCTGAGCGCCCCCGAGATGCTGCCCGTGGCCGACTCGTCGCTCCCGCCGACCGAGGAACGCATCGTCGCCGTGACCCGGGTGGTGATCGAGGAAGCGGTGCAGGCCGGCCCCGCCGTGCTCGTGGGGCGCGGCGCACAGTGCGTGCTCGCCAACCGGCCCGACGCGCTGCACGTATTCTGTTATGCGCCGCGCCCGGCGCTGGCGGCGTCCGTGAGCACCGAACGCGGCGTGTCGCAGGACGAAGCCCTGCGGATCGTGGACCAGATGAACCGCCAGCGCGAACGCTACGTGAACCAGCACTGGCACCGCGACTGGCGGGCCGTCGAGAACTACGATCTGTGCGTGAACACGGCGACGCTGGGCATCGAGGGCGCGGCGCAGATCGTGCTGGAGTTGGCGCGCGAGCGGTTCGGGTAG
- a CDS encoding GNAT family N-acetyltransferase — translation MHATDAARAMAPARVAGLVVREATAGDVDAVVALRLALLREFAGHPVYGRLHPDAEDRAPAMCAEQIASAHDVFLLAVLGGGVVGLLRCTESHASPLLLPEHFAYVSSAYVVPALRRRGVLRALLDEADRWCAARGLDEMRLHNVPGETAGAAAWASLGFGVVEEVRIRRLRRG, via the coding sequence ATGCACGCCACGGACGCGGCACGCGCGATGGCGCCGGCCCGGGTGGCCGGGCTCGTCGTGCGCGAAGCCACGGCGGGCGACGTGGATGCGGTGGTCGCGCTGCGCCTGGCACTGCTGCGGGAGTTCGCCGGGCATCCGGTGTACGGGCGGCTGCATCCCGACGCCGAGGACCGCGCCCCCGCGATGTGCGCGGAACAGATCGCGTCGGCGCACGACGTGTTCCTGCTGGCGGTGCTCGGCGGCGGCGTGGTGGGCCTGCTGCGGTGCACCGAATCGCACGCCTCGCCGCTGCTGTTGCCCGAGCATTTCGCGTACGTCTCGTCGGCCTACGTGGTGCCGGCGCTGCGCCGCCGCGGCGTGCTGCGCGCGCTGCTCGACGAGGCGGACCGCTGGTGCGCGGCCCGCGGGCTGGACGAGATGCGGCTGCACAACGTGCCCGGCGAGACGGCCGGCGCCGCCGCGTGGGCGTCGCTCGGATTCGGGGTGGTGGAGGAAGTGCGGATCCGCCGGCTCCGGCGCGGGTGA
- a CDS encoding sigma 54-interacting transcriptional regulator — protein sequence MTHFPETLGALKRSPFGVPERAMRSVKDEMRQNLLARLCTDGPLFDGVLGYEDTVMPQIVNAILSRHNFILLGLRGQAKSRILRALTTLLDDAMPIVAGSEVNDNPFAPISKFGRTLITEAGDDTPIAWVGREHRYVEKLATPDVTIADLIGDLDPIKAARGGHVLSDELTIHYGMLPRANRGIFALNELPDLAGKVQVGLFNVMQEGDVQIKGYPVRLSLDVQLCFTANPEDYTARGKIITPLKDRIGSEIMTHYPETVELGMAITQQEAWTARGHRPVRIPDFIAELVERVAFAARVDRRVDKRSGVSQRMPISVTENVVSNAERRAVATGDAEIVPRVSDLYAALPAITGKLELEYEGELVGGATIARELIRKAADETFEERAGGVNVDEIVMWFDEGGALQVADDAKADVVLQGFDVVPDLLRIVHNTGLAREDDAPQAVAGCELVLEALVARRRISRSDGGRYTRAVAEPRRRPNQDYFGGGLG from the coding sequence GTGACGCACTTTCCAGAAACCCTCGGCGCTCTCAAGCGCTCACCGTTCGGCGTCCCCGAGCGGGCCATGCGTTCCGTGAAGGACGAGATGCGCCAGAACCTGCTGGCGCGCCTGTGCACCGACGGGCCGTTGTTCGACGGAGTGCTCGGCTACGAGGACACCGTGATGCCGCAGATCGTGAACGCGATCCTGTCGCGGCACAACTTCATCCTGCTCGGGCTGCGCGGGCAGGCCAAGTCGCGCATCCTGCGAGCGCTCACGACGCTGCTCGACGACGCGATGCCGATCGTGGCCGGGAGCGAGGTGAACGACAATCCGTTCGCGCCGATCTCCAAGTTCGGCCGTACGCTGATCACCGAAGCGGGCGACGACACGCCGATCGCCTGGGTGGGACGCGAGCACCGGTACGTGGAGAAGCTGGCCACGCCCGACGTGACGATCGCCGACCTGATCGGCGATCTCGATCCGATCAAGGCGGCGCGCGGCGGGCACGTGCTGTCGGACGAACTCACCATCCACTACGGCATGCTGCCGCGCGCCAACCGCGGCATCTTCGCGCTCAACGAACTGCCCGACCTGGCCGGCAAGGTGCAGGTGGGGTTGTTCAACGTGATGCAGGAAGGCGACGTGCAGATCAAGGGGTATCCGGTGCGCCTGTCGCTGGACGTGCAGCTGTGCTTCACGGCGAACCCCGAAGACTACACGGCGCGCGGCAAGATCATCACGCCGCTCAAGGACCGCATCGGCAGCGAGATCATGACGCACTACCCGGAGACGGTGGAGCTGGGCATGGCGATCACGCAGCAGGAAGCGTGGACGGCGCGCGGGCATCGGCCGGTGCGCATTCCCGACTTCATCGCCGAGTTGGTGGAGCGGGTGGCGTTCGCGGCGCGCGTCGACCGGCGCGTGGACAAGCGCTCGGGCGTGTCGCAGCGGATGCCGATCAGCGTGACCGAGAACGTGGTGTCGAACGCCGAGCGGCGCGCCGTGGCCACGGGCGACGCGGAGATCGTGCCGCGGGTGTCGGATCTCTACGCGGCGCTCCCCGCGATCACGGGCAAGCTCGAACTGGAGTACGAGGGGGAGCTGGTGGGCGGCGCGACGATCGCCCGCGAGTTGATTCGCAAGGCGGCCGACGAGACCTTCGAGGAGCGGGCTGGGGGCGTGAACGTGGACGAGATCGTGATGTGGTTCGACGAGGGCGGCGCGCTCCAGGTGGCCGACGACGCCAAGGCCGACGTGGTCCTGCAGGGGTTCGACGTCGTGCCCGACCTGCTCCGCATCGTGCACAACACGGGTCTGGCGCGGGAGGACGATGCGCCGCAAGCCGTGGCGGGGTGCGAGCTGGTGCTCGAAGCGCTGGTCGCGCGCCGGCGCATCTCGCGCAGCGACGGCGGCCGGTACACGCGCGCCGTGGCCGAGCCGCGCCGGCGTCCCAATCAGGATTACTTCGGCGGCGGGCTCGGGTAG